The following coding sequences lie in one Kamptonema formosum PCC 6407 genomic window:
- the crtD gene encoding C-3',4' desaturase CrtD, producing MLSDRTPDSKPRIVVIGAGIGGLTAAALLAKRSYQVLILDQAIVPGGCASTFKRKGFTFDVGATQVAGLEPGGIHHRIFSELDIEIPAATPCDPACAVFLPGETEPISVWRDPKKWQLERQRQFPGSEPFWQLLATLFKPSWKFQGRDPVLPPRNLWDLWQLTKAVRPETLITLPFTFMTVGDALRLYGLRDNLRLKTFLDLQLKLYSQVDAEETALLYAATALGVSQEPQGLYHLQGSMQVLSESLVEAIERDGGKLLMQHTVEQIHTVSNKANGVTIRNQKTDEVWTETADHIIVNVTVQNLVELLGEGEKLATNLVTNSVAKLPDSMVGYKYRVDKLPPASGAFVIYLGVEESAIPENCPPHLQFLYDYNGVIGENNSLFVSVSKSGDGRAPKGRATITASSFTDTRKWWNCADYEGLKQRYSEEAIARLGQYCDLTPDKILHQEAATPRTFARYTGRDLGVVGGIGQRIPTFGPFGFANRTPVKHLWLVGDSTHPGEGTAGVSYSALTVVRQIVNG from the coding sequence ATGCTAAGCGATCGCACTCCTGACAGCAAACCCCGAATCGTCGTAATTGGGGCCGGAATTGGTGGACTCACAGCCGCAGCCTTATTAGCCAAAAGAAGCTACCAAGTGCTAATCTTAGACCAAGCGATCGTTCCTGGGGGATGCGCTTCTACCTTCAAACGTAAAGGCTTTACCTTCGATGTTGGTGCTACCCAAGTAGCAGGTTTAGAACCTGGAGGTATTCATCATCGTATTTTCTCAGAATTAGACATTGAAATTCCCGCCGCTACACCCTGCGATCCCGCTTGTGCAGTATTTCTTCCCGGTGAAACTGAACCTATTAGTGTGTGGCGAGATCCTAAAAAATGGCAGTTAGAAAGGCAAAGACAATTTCCCGGAAGCGAACCTTTCTGGCAGTTATTAGCAACTTTATTCAAACCTAGCTGGAAATTTCAAGGTAGAGATCCAGTTTTACCGCCACGTAATTTGTGGGATTTATGGCAATTAACTAAAGCAGTTCGTCCCGAGACTTTGATTACTTTGCCGTTTACCTTCATGACGGTAGGTGATGCTTTAAGATTGTATGGTTTGCGGGATAATCTACGTTTGAAAACTTTTTTAGATTTACAGTTAAAGCTATATTCTCAGGTGGATGCAGAGGAAACAGCACTACTTTATGCGGCGACGGCTTTAGGTGTTTCCCAAGAACCGCAGGGATTATATCACTTGCAAGGGAGTATGCAAGTATTAAGCGAGAGTCTTGTGGAAGCTATAGAAAGAGATGGTGGAAAATTATTAATGCAGCATACAGTTGAACAAATTCATACAGTCAGTAATAAGGCTAATGGCGTAACTATTCGCAATCAGAAAACAGATGAAGTTTGGACAGAAACGGCTGACCATATTATAGTTAATGTAACTGTACAAAACTTAGTAGAATTGTTAGGGGAAGGAGAAAAATTAGCAACTAATTTAGTAACTAATTCAGTTGCTAAATTGCCAGACTCAATGGTTGGCTACAAATATCGAGTAGATAAATTGCCTCCTGCATCAGGTGCTTTCGTCATATATTTAGGAGTAGAGGAAAGTGCAATTCCTGAAAATTGTCCGCCACACCTTCAATTTTTATACGACTATAACGGCGTAATTGGTGAAAACAATTCCCTATTTGTTTCTGTCAGCAAGTCAGGAGATGGTAGAGCACCGAAAGGGAGGGCGACAATTACAGCCTCATCTTTTACCGATACTAGAAAGTGGTGGAATTGTGCGGATTATGAAGGGTTGAAACAAAGATATAGCGAAGAAGCGATCGCGCGTTTGGGTCAATATTGTGACTTAACACCTGATAAGATTTTACATCAAGAAGCAGCAACGCCTCGAACATTTGCGCGGTATACTGGGCGAGATCTAGGAGTGGTCGGCGGTATTGGTCAAAGAATACCAACTTTTGGGCCGTTTGGCTTTGCAAATCGGACACCAGTTAAGCATCTTTGGTTAGTAGGTGATTCCACTCATCCAGGGGAAGGAACAGCGGGAGTTTCTTACTCTGCTTTAACAGTGGTAAGGCAAATTGTTAATGGTTAG
- a CDS encoding pentapeptide repeat-containing protein, giving the protein MNKKELLRLYAAGERIFARIKINDTALSGVDLSGINLSKAHLMAFNLSDANFSNANLSGARMLGTNLSGANLSGADLTDADCERSKTDNVILVATNLTGAKGFGSGIGAFICKTIEPGGEFVEGPDWIE; this is encoded by the coding sequence ATGAACAAAAAAGAATTGCTCAGACTTTACGCTGCTGGGGAGAGAATTTTTGCGAGAATTAAGATTAATGACACTGCGTTGAGTGGAGTTGACTTAAGTGGAATCAATTTGAGCAAAGCTCACCTTATGGCTTTCAATTTGAGCGATGCCAATTTTAGTAATGCTAACCTGAGTGGGGCTAGAATGCTTGGTACTAATCTAAGCGGCGCAAATTTGAGTGGTGCTGATTTGACTGACGCTGACTGCGAGAGAAGTAAAACTGATAATGTTATTTTGGTGGCAACCAACCTGACAGGCGCTAAAGGTTTTGGTAGTGGGATAGGAGCTTTTATCTGCAAAACCATTGAACCAGGAGGTGAATTCGTAGAGGGGCCCGATTGGATTGAGTAA
- a CDS encoding rhodanese-like domain-containing protein, with product MKPKIYLYKHCLFVIADNSIFNIAVDKSSNQMPQMIPEISVEELGRRLQEESVEKLQLVDVRETYEIAIASLPGFEILPLSEFAAWSDQIRTRLDPDAETLVLCHHGVRSAQMCHWLIDQGFTNVKNITGGIDYYSLKVDRTIPRY from the coding sequence GTGAAGCCAAAGATATATCTCTACAAACACTGCCTTTTTGTCATTGCTGATAATAGTATTTTTAATATTGCCGTCGATAAAAGCTCTAACCAAATGCCACAAATGATACCGGAAATTAGTGTAGAAGAATTAGGCCGCCGTCTCCAGGAAGAATCAGTAGAGAAATTGCAGCTTGTAGACGTGCGAGAAACCTACGAAATTGCGATCGCATCCCTACCAGGGTTTGAAATTTTGCCCTTAAGCGAATTTGCCGCATGGTCTGACCAAATTCGTACCCGCCTCGATCCCGACGCAGAAACTCTAGTTCTATGCCATCATGGGGTGCGATCGGCTCAAATGTGTCATTGGTTGATAGATCAAGGCTTCACCAATGTCAAAAACATCACAGGCGGGATCGACTATTACTCACTAAAAGTCGATCGCACCATCCCCCGCTATTAG
- the hrcA gene encoding heat-inducible transcriptional repressor HrcA yields the protein MPVSVNLTDRQQRILWATVRHYITTAEPVGSKALVDEYNLSVSPATIRNAMGVLEKAGLLYQPHTSAGRIPSDSGYRIYVDRLIAPSEKLGGKVEQVLDQLNWSDGRMETLLRGAAQILATVSGYIALITLPQSHTGNLRHVQLVQIDPKQVMLIVVTDSYETQSVLMQLPQPKNGETSETFGPEDAEIVDRELQILSNFLNSQLRGRSLCELSLIDASELGREFERYAELLKTVLSDLSRKAQTPAYTRILISGLAEALRLPEFSQLQQVQTIIHLLEQEQEQLWPLIFASGSSETPGKRVKVRIGSENPLEPIRCCTLISSTYQRGSVPVGSVGVLGPTRMVYENAIAVVEAAADYLSEAIGGT from the coding sequence ATGCCTGTGAGCGTCAATCTTACCGATCGCCAACAACGTATTCTTTGGGCAACAGTTCGCCATTATATAACTACAGCCGAACCTGTTGGCTCAAAAGCTTTGGTTGACGAATATAACCTCAGTGTTAGTCCCGCCACCATTCGTAATGCGATGGGAGTCTTAGAAAAAGCCGGACTACTCTATCAACCTCACACCTCCGCCGGACGGATTCCCTCTGACTCAGGCTACCGGATTTATGTAGATCGGCTGATCGCTCCCTCTGAAAAATTAGGTGGTAAAGTCGAACAGGTTCTAGACCAGCTTAATTGGTCTGATGGCCGGATGGAAACGCTGCTGAGGGGTGCAGCCCAAATTTTGGCAACTGTCAGCGGCTATATTGCCTTGATTACCCTTCCTCAGTCTCATACTGGTAACTTGCGCCACGTTCAACTGGTGCAAATCGACCCGAAACAGGTAATGCTGATTGTGGTGACTGATAGCTACGAAACGCAGTCAGTTTTGATGCAGTTACCTCAACCTAAAAATGGTGAAACCAGCGAAACTTTTGGGCCAGAGGATGCAGAAATAGTCGATCGCGAATTGCAAATATTATCAAATTTCCTTAATAGCCAACTGCGGGGGCGATCGCTGTGCGAACTCTCACTGATCGATGCTAGCGAATTAGGTCGCGAATTTGAACGCTATGCCGAATTATTGAAAACTGTACTCTCAGATTTGAGTCGCAAAGCTCAAACTCCAGCTTATACACGCATTTTAATAAGTGGTTTAGCAGAAGCCCTACGATTACCTGAATTTTCCCAACTCCAACAAGTTCAAACCATTATTCATCTACTAGAACAAGAACAAGAGCAACTCTGGCCTCTAATTTTTGCATCAGGTAGCTCAGAAACGCCCGGTAAGCGGGTGAAAGTGCGAATTGGGTCAGAAAACCCCTTAGAACCGATCCGCTGTTGTACGCTAATTTCCTCAACTTATCAGCGAGGTTCAGTGCCGGTGGGCAGTGTCGGAGTTTTGGGGCCGACGCGGATGGTTTATGAAAATGCGATCGCTGTAGTCGAAGCAGCAGCAGATTATTTAAGCGAGGCGATCGGTGGAACTTGA
- a CDS encoding IS5 family transposase, which translates to MERALNRLKQWRRIATRYEKLATNYTATIAIACILLWLYSNRQGG; encoded by the coding sequence GTGGAACGTGCTCTCAACCGACTCAAGCAATGGAGACGTATTGCTACACGATATGAAAAGCTAGCTACAAATTATACAGCCACGATCGCGATCGCCTGCATTCTGTTATGGTTGTATAGCAACCGCCAGGGCGGTTAA